A single window of Triplophysa dalaica isolate WHDGS20190420 chromosome 14, ASM1584641v1, whole genome shotgun sequence DNA harbors:
- the admb gene encoding uncharacterized protein admb isoform X1: MNSVLQSAFFCCVLTTLLPKITSATPLNAEDLRRLSDWLQGEVWRDVGSEGDSTPPPSEQDNAGTESYEPQHRSLRAKRTEPAYSVKRIERAGCNLATCSVHELAHLLNIMRTKTNSAPLDKIGSKGYGRRRRRSLQPAHPAQTFDRVHLKLAWLQTLKRCVLCWRNEGTTEDTTSTYTTCQPMTEEGTEKQQQEDKRTNSEGLNHVILEDQ; encoded by the exons ATGAACTCTGTGCTTCAGAGTGCTTTCTTCTGTTGTGTGTTGACTACACTTCTACCAAAAATCACAAGTGCTACCCCTCTTAATGCAGAGGATTTAAGAAG GCTCAGTGACTGGCTTCAGGGTGAGGTGTGGAGAGATGTTGGAAGTGAGGGTGACTCAACGCCTCCGCCCTCCGAACAGGACAACGCCGGTACAGAATCGTACGAACCACAGCACAG GAGTTTAAGGGCAAAGAGGACAGAACCAGCCTACTCAGTGAAAAGAATCGAAAGAGCGGGCTGTAACCTGGCCACCTGCTCGGTGCACGAGCTCGCCCACCTGTTGAACATCATGCGCACCAAGACAAACAGTGCCCCCCTCGATAAGATCGGCTCGAAAGGCTACGGTCGTCGACGAAGGCGGTCGCTCCAACCGGCCCACCCTGCACAAACGTTCGATAGAGTCCATCTGAAGCTGGCCTGGCTCCAAACTCTCAAAAG ATGCGTCCTCTGCTGGAGGAATGAGGGAACAACCGAGGACACTACCAGCACCTACACTACCTGCCAACCGATGACAGAGGAGGggacagaaaaacaacaacaagagGACAAAAGAACTAACTCAGAGGGCCTAAACCATGTTATCCTGGAGGACCAATAA
- the admb gene encoding uncharacterized protein admb isoform X2, with the protein MNSVLQSAFFCCVLTTLLPKITSATPLNAEDLRRLSDWLQGEVWRDVGSEGDSTPPPSEQDNAGTESYEPQHRSLRAKRTEPAYSVKRIERAGCNLATCSVHELAHLLNIMRTKTNSAPLDKIGSKGYGRRRRRSLQPAHPAQTFDRVHLKLAWLQTLKRHKGVETTSTSNWIVLLSILCLMDWPEKGSGRLEIVG; encoded by the exons ATGAACTCTGTGCTTCAGAGTGCTTTCTTCTGTTGTGTGTTGACTACACTTCTACCAAAAATCACAAGTGCTACCCCTCTTAATGCAGAGGATTTAAGAAG GCTCAGTGACTGGCTTCAGGGTGAGGTGTGGAGAGATGTTGGAAGTGAGGGTGACTCAACGCCTCCGCCCTCCGAACAGGACAACGCCGGTACAGAATCGTACGAACCACAGCACAG GAGTTTAAGGGCAAAGAGGACAGAACCAGCCTACTCAGTGAAAAGAATCGAAAGAGCGGGCTGTAACCTGGCCACCTGCTCGGTGCACGAGCTCGCCCACCTGTTGAACATCATGCGCACCAAGACAAACAGTGCCCCCCTCGATAAGATCGGCTCGAAAGGCTACGGTCGTCGACGAAGGCGGTCGCTCCAACCGGCCCACCCTGCACAAACGTTCGATAGAGTCCATCTGAAGCTGGCCTGGCTCCAAACTCTCAAAAG GCACAAAGGTGTTGAAACAACAAGTACAAGCAACTGGATCGTTCTCCTCTCTATCCTGTGCCTGATGGATTGGCCAGAGAAAGGTTCAGGTCGCTTAGAGATTGTGGGATAA